Within the Candidatus Neomarinimicrobiota bacterium genome, the region CATTTTTCGTTCCATGGGTTGTGATATATAACACGTTGTAGAGACGAAGCAACGCTTCATCTCTACAACATTACAATTCTTTTAGGTCTTTGTGGAGTGTGGTAAGCATTTCTTTTGCATCACCAAAGACCATAACGGTATTCTCGAATCCGAATAATTCATTTTGGATTCCTGCAAA harbors:
- a CDS encoding NAD synthetase, with the protein product FAGIQNELFGFENTVMVFGDAKEMLTTLHKDLKEL